Proteins from a genomic interval of Ndongobacter massiliensis:
- the rlmD gene encoding 23S rRNA (uracil(1939)-C(5))-methyltransferase RlmD: MKKKNQCCDVLLQERAFPNRSRGVELLPTPRDAVDIALEIFEEKNHRKRAHGRTIVTKGGLPGQVYRAKIGRTRGDAKEVKLLELLERSPLEKPAKCPVDDRCGGCCYQTLSYETELMLKGRQLKDLFATAGFSLPVPIQRSPLAEGYRNKMEYTFGDAVKDGPLVLGLHCPGHFHEIVDTVGCNIVPDDFNRLRAFTQHFFRVRQVPYYHRREKKGYLRHLVLRASLSEKELMVNLVTSSQRDPDEGLLREYVGALRRLALSFSLVSIFHTVNDSPADAVVPEKVDLLYGRPYLRERLCDLSFQVGPFSFFQPNTPGAEHLYQQALHFAGDLSGKTVYDLYSGTGTITQILAQKAQRAVGVEIVEEAVAFAGRSAEQNGIAKAKFLCRDVLDALDALAEGHDHAEVIVIDPPRAGIHPKALPKIAAAGAERIVYISCNPTTQVRDLQAFFEYGYRPVRAQAFDQFPRTKNVECIALMSKVCR, translated from the coding sequence ATGAAAAAAAAGAATCAATGCTGCGATGTCCTCCTTCAGGAGCGCGCTTTTCCAAATCGTTCGCGCGGGGTAGAGCTCTTGCCGACGCCCCGAGATGCGGTGGACATCGCGTTGGAAATTTTTGAAGAAAAAAACCATCGGAAACGGGCGCATGGCCGTACGATCGTGACGAAGGGCGGCTTACCGGGCCAAGTTTATCGAGCAAAAATCGGGCGGACGCGCGGTGATGCCAAAGAAGTCAAGTTGCTGGAGCTGCTGGAGCGCTCCCCGCTTGAAAAACCGGCAAAATGTCCCGTTGATGATCGCTGCGGCGGTTGTTGCTATCAGACACTTTCCTACGAGACGGAATTGATGTTGAAAGGGCGTCAGCTCAAGGATCTCTTCGCGACGGCGGGGTTTTCGCTGCCGGTGCCGATTCAGCGAAGCCCCTTGGCGGAAGGGTATCGTAACAAGATGGAATACACGTTCGGAGATGCGGTAAAAGACGGTCCGCTGGTACTGGGACTGCACTGTCCGGGTCATTTTCACGAGATCGTGGATACCGTGGGCTGCAATATTGTTCCGGACGATTTCAATCGTCTGCGTGCATTTACGCAGCATTTTTTCCGCGTTCGTCAAGTGCCTTATTATCACAGAAGAGAGAAAAAGGGCTATTTGCGCCATTTAGTCCTGCGTGCGTCCCTGTCGGAAAAAGAGCTCATGGTCAATTTAGTGACCAGTTCACAGCGCGATCCGGATGAGGGATTGCTGCGGGAATATGTAGGCGCATTGCGTCGATTGGCGCTGTCCTTTTCGCTGGTATCCATTTTTCATACGGTGAATGATTCGCCGGCGGATGCGGTAGTGCCCGAAAAGGTCGATCTGCTGTACGGGCGCCCCTATTTGCGGGAGCGTCTTTGTGACCTCTCTTTTCAGGTCGGTCCTTTTTCATTTTTCCAGCCGAATACGCCGGGTGCGGAGCACCTCTACCAACAGGCCTTGCACTTTGCGGGCGATCTATCCGGAAAAACCGTTTATGATCTGTACAGCGGCACCGGTACCATTACGCAGATCCTGGCGCAAAAAGCGCAGCGCGCCGTCGGCGTCGAGATTGTGGAAGAGGCGGTCGCCTTTGCCGGAAGAAGTGCGGAGCAAAACGGCATTGCAAAAGCCAAATTTCTCTGTCGCGACGTTTTGGACGCCTTGGATGCGTTAGCAGAGGGGCATGATCATGCGGAAGTCATCGTCATTGATCCGCCGCGTGCCGGCATTCACCCCAAGGCGCTTCCGAAAATCGCCGCCGCCGGGGCGGAGCGCATCGTCTACATCTCCTGCAACCCAACCACACAAGTGCGAGATTTGCAGGCTTTTTTCGAGTACGGATATCGTCCGGTGCGAGCGCAGGCCTTTGATCAGTTTCCACGTACAAAAAATGTGGAGTGCATAGCCTTGATGTCCAAAGTGTGCCGCTAA